Sequence from the Colletotrichum higginsianum IMI 349063 chromosome 6, whole genome shotgun sequence genome:
TCTGCGATTGTCGCTCGTTGATGAGTTCGGCgggcaaggaaggcagtggcagcagcagcagcagcagcaggggcAGGCGCAGCAGTGGTGACAGCAGTCATTCTCAGTCGCTTGACTCCTACGGTGGATTTTAGGGAGGTGCTGACAGCGAGAGCCCAGGTCCGGTAGCGTCCTGTTAGCAACTGGCGGGGCCGGAAGGTCACTGCGGGGTACCTTACGGGAAGCGGGTAAAGGCGCTCATCAGACAGCCTTGGACTCAAGTACCTCTAACTACTCAATCCGACCCAGCCAACCACGGGTACAGCATCGCAGGGAACATGAGAACGACGGAAGGATGGTGTGTTTTACGAAAGAGTTGACTGATCAGAGATCGGGTACAGCAGCGAGATAGACACCGGTCAGCTCAGTGTTGGTTTGCTGTATGGTCTTGTGCCCTTGAAGGAACCTATCGCACCTACTTAGTTACTACAATAGGGATATAGTCGTGGTAAGGACCTACAGAGGTTGATACTCAACAGGTGGTCTCACTTCAACTCGTTTCCGCGTCTAAACGCACCTCGACAAGCCAGATAAAGGGTCAGCCCAGGCAGGTACCGAGcaaaaggagggggggatcAAAACAAAGCATCTCGGGACGGAACAGGACAGAAGAGAAGGCCGTCCGTGACAGGCCTCCGGTTCCCAAACACTGTTACCCGATGGCGTTTCGGATGCCCACGACCGACCGTCGCAAAGCTCCTGGTCTCCGAGTCTAACGTGCCCTCTGCTGACCTGTCCGGTGGCCGTCACTCGGTACGGACCCTACCGACCTGACCTGTACCCTGACGGCGCCCGCCATGCTAACAACTGGAGCCCAGAGAAGGTGGGGAGGACATGCTTGGGAGGCCCCTCAGTTCGGGCCGTCAGGACTACTCCAGAGAGATCTAGAACCTGACCAAGCGATTGCATGAGCAGATACTCTACTTTACATAATCCTCTTTGTGGCGATTTTGGCACTATCGTCGACCCCTGTCCAAGGTTACTGTTGCTGCGGAAcacctttttttctcttctttcttttgctCCGTCATCATTCATCATTCATCATTCACCGCGGAAGTATATGCAAAAGAGATTTCAAAAACGTGGATTCTTCATGTCATGGTCAACAGATGAATCAGCAGGAACGAAGTCGTCCGAAAATGCAAAGCAAAGAGAACACGAAGAACTAGAAACGGCGCATTGTTCCTCGTCCCatcccaccccctccccgttCCTGGAACCTCATGCGCCACAGCCCCCTCTGTGTGTTTCTCGTCTGCTCGTCCTTCACGGAACCACCAACACACATTGTCACTACTCCATGCCAACATGCCTGAGGCCCTAGGCATTGAATGGTGCCCGGCACGTCCAGTCCGTTCCTTCGCCCACCCTCGCCAACGCTGCAACCAACCAGCCGCACCTTCAACAATTCCAATCCCGCATCCCACATCCCACCTCCAAGCAAACTAGGACCGCCGTAGGATGCTATGCCATAAATACACCAGAGCCCAGCCCAATGAGCACCTGTTCACCTCCCCCCTGAGGCGCTTGCCGTCAACGTACTACATGGGGCACGTGCCGCGGATACGCCACTCTGCAATGTCATCCCGTCCAAACCTCAATGTGAAATGGGCAACTCCTTCcatctgcctctctctctttctcattCCCTCTGAGCTATTGCTCTTCAGAGAAGTCCTGTGCAGCAGCTGCTTCTTTTGAGGCCCCCCCCGGGCCCTGGCAGGGGGATAGGCACTTCCGTGTGTCAGCTGGCGGATGGAGCTTTCAAAATGTCGGCGTCCAGGGGTGGCAACTTTTCTACGCTCAGATCGGGCGACGTCGTGGGTCTCCCGCGGAACACCGGCACCGCTAGGCTTGCCCGTCCCGACCATACGGATTTATTCACATGACTTGTCACTAGATGTGCCCATGACGTATCATGTGGCTCGATGTGCGACGTTTGCTCTGGTGTCGTGTCTTGTCGACTTGATATCGAAAAACATAGAGAAAAATATAGACTATGTCACTTCCACCATCTATACCACCCgcaaccaaccaaccaagCATGAACTGAGCGTGTAGGCGCAGGCATAACAATTCTCTCCCAAGCTCGATCAACAGTGTTGTCTGTGGAATAGCACCATATCTCGGCATCGATCACTTCCCATTCCGAATACCgattgaagaagaagaagaagcgagCACTGCACTACGTCACGCCTTGCAATGTGAGAGTAGCATTTCGTCAACATTGTGTGTGTTGGGGCCTGACCTATTCCTGAACGCCATAACGAAGCTTTCCCCATCCCCTACCGGTCCTGTATGTTACAATCGAAGTGATAAAGTGTGTCGCGCCGACCAATCCTGACTTGACGCCGGCCGAGCCCACGAGGAACAGAATGCTGCCTATACCTAATAGGGAGTGaatcctcctcttcctcggccacggTAGCCTCCACGGTAGCCGCCTCGAGGGGGGAACCCGCCGCGACCGAAACCGCCGCGACCTCCGCGCGCGCCACCACGTCCGCGACCGCGGGACATGCCGGGGACGTTGGTGCGCTTGGGGACGACCTTGATGTTGCGGCCCTTAAAGACGCTCTCGTtgaggacgagggcctgggcgACGAGACTCGGCTCGGTAAACTCGACGTAAGCGTATCTGGATCGCAAAAACGTGTCAGTCTCGGCCCCAGCCTCTAGACGGCTCTGTGCATAGGGGTAGAAGAGCAGCTTACCCCTTCGGCTGTCCAGTAAACTTGTCCAATAAGATGGTAACTCGGTTGATCGAGCCGCAGCTCTGGAAGTGGGCCTGGATCTCTTCAGGCGAGGCGGAGTAGTCGACGTTGCCGACAAAAATACTGCGGCTGTCGATGTCCTCCTTGTTCTCCGACAGCTCCCGACTCTGCTGGTCGAGGCTGGCTTGCATCTCGCGCAGTTTGGCTgcctcctcttccatctCGGCTACCCGTCTCTTCATCGCAGATATCTCCTCCTACGATGTGCTGTCAGTTACCTCCTCTTATCTGCGAAGCCAATGGCGGAGAAAGGCTCTTGAGCGCACCTCATCgtggccgtcttcctcgccgacgctgTTGTTCTCATTGCTGTCGTTTTGCTCAGGGTTGTGGTCCTCCACAGTGGTGTTTTCGGGCTTGACATCCGCCATGATGTGATTTTGGGCAGTCCTGTATTGATGTGCTGGTCTGTAGAGAGAAACAACGGTTGTCAGTGACCAGTACTGGGGGCTGGCAGAACGGATGGCGCGACAAGGCAGGCAGACGCGCCCTTTTCAAGGCGGCCACAGCCTTGAGATGGGGCTCCCTGGCTGGAGGCCGCCCACATCACCAAAGAGCATTCTGGGGCAAGGGGGAGAATACTTACAAATGTAAGGATTGCTTGACAGGTTGTTTATTGCCCTGCGCTATGTTGATGTTGCAGCGTGTGCAGAGAACAGGACGGACGTAGCTAGCTGATGGAGATGTAAAGTAAGGTCAAAGGTATCCAACAGTTGCGGTGCCAAAAATGGGCAGGGAGAAGATCCACAGTTTAGCCGGAGTCTTGCGATAAGAGATAAGAGCTCTTGACCTTCACCTTTTCGTGGTTGCCAAAAGAAAGCTCCGTCTTGGTCAGTGCGGGATGCAACGCGGAGGAGGGTGGACGAGCTGCGAAACCAAAGGGTTTTGTACAGCAAAAGATGGATTGTATTTCTTGCGATTTTGAGATGAAGCTGGTAAAATCCTGGACAGATGGAATCCTAGAGAAGCCCAGTTCAGCCTCCGACAAGAAGCGCAGTACACCTACCTTATCTAGCGGGGTTGCGGAGCTGCCGTTCCTGCCCACAGTGAAACCTTCCAGAAGTCCGGCAGCAATACAAATACACATATTGTGCAGCTATTGTTCTAACCAACTGTGTAGGGACGGTCACGATTTGAACCTCTCTGGTTCAGGGCGCGCAGAACCCTCAGTACTTAATGGTGGAGGCAGGGCAGGCAGGATGGTTTAATTGCACTGTCACTCAATGTTTGAAGCTTGCCTTGAGCATGCCTacatcgccgagctggagaGCGGGTTCAAATGCTGTTTCTCTGCCACGACGTATGTTCCTCAAATCCAATGTAAAGAAACGGCTACCCAGTTCCAGAATGTAAGTATTTGTCCCGGTGGCGCTGGCGGGAGCCTTTCGGATTAACTGTAGCCAATTTGACTGGAATGTGCTCTTCTTGCAAACTCTTCCACCATTAAGGGATGCAGCCACCTACATCACGTAGTGAATTGATTGGCTTCAAATACCATGCGATTTCTGGGTGAGTCCTTTACTCCTTTGCCTTGCCTGAGGGTGCTGTCTCACAACGTGGAAATCACCATCCTAAATGAGTTTGTTTGGGTACCACATCTCGATCTCTTTCTGAGCACCAGCCGGACTCAAGTTTGATACAATGGGCTCAATGTCCGAAAGCTACGTCATGCGTCAACCTTGCCCGGGTTACATTATAATTTCCACATGTGTTGTCATAGCGGGGGAGCACGGCTCATGGAAATTCGAGCACCGGACCACCGCTCAGCCCTGCCTGCTAATTTACTGGGTCGATCGCGACCATGGGAACACAGGGCTAATTACCCCGAGGCTCTGAATCCTTCCGACAGCCCCCGTGATCCACCCGGGCCCGAAGTCCGACATTGAAAAAACATTGTCACCGACCGGCCGGAGCTGTCAGTCGGATGGGCGTCTGTAGGCACTCACAATCTCTGTACCTGGATTTCTCAGGCCCCCGGATTGGAGGGTTCGTCCGCGGGTCGCCAAGGAGGTAGTGTTGGGTCTTAGTCAGCATCAGCATTACTGCCAGTTTTTGTGACCTGGTCCGCCTTACGCGCCTGTCGCTCGAAGTCCACGTGTGACGTCGCTGAGGGTGCACCGCTTCAGCACCGCATCGCCGGATTGCCGGCCATTTTCTTGGCCTCAGATTTTAGTTTCTTTTTgctctctccccttcccgcGTCAACTCATTGCGCATGAGAGGCTTTCGCTCGAATAGGCTGCGATCGCTCACGTTCGCATCCGGAGAGCACTACATTTCGTGTGCATTTCGTGTACCACGCATCTCAAACCACCGCCCTTGCTTGTCGTCTCGTGCCTCTTTCTATGGTCGGCGCTCCGAGCAGCCATGGCGTCCGACGATGAATCCATTACGCCTCTACTATGGTCCTTCTCGGGCTTCCGCGAGAACAGACGACCGACACCCATCAGGCGACAGTTCAGCCAGTCGCGGACCAGTCTGAAGGACGTCCTCGCGTCCCGGAAGAAGCATTATGCCGTCCTCGCTCTCGTGTCCCTTGACGTCGCGACGCTCATGACCAACATCTTCGTGGAGCTCGTCGCCTGCGATATGAAGCGGGAAGACGAAACCTGGGTAAAGACCACGCGGCAAGGTCTTACCCTCGCCGGTCTTGTGTTCAGCTGCGTCTTCTTAGCGGAGCTGATTCTCTGTGTGATAGCTTTTGGGTGGAGGTGAGGTGAACTTTGGAAGCCTGCACTCGACACATCTGACTCTTCTATGATAGATACTTCACCGAGTGGTTCCACGTGCTCGACAGCATAATCATCGTAGCGAGCTTCATCGTCGATGTGCTCTCCCACGGCATCGTGGAGGAAATTGCGTCcctcgtcatcatcttccGTTTGTTTAGGTTCGTCAAAGTGGTGGAGGAAATGAGCATGGGCGCAGTGGAGCGAATGGAAGGACTCGAGGAACAACTGGCGGCCCTCAAGCGAGAAAATGAGGAGGTGAAGAAACAACTGATGAGGCGGTGATTCGGGAATGGGTTTAGCATTAACGGTGGCGCGCTTCATGTGATGATCGATACCCGTCGGGGAATGGGTCCATGAATATGAGCCGATTCGGCATAAAGAACGGGCAGGTGGTCGGTTGAGGGTTGTGGCTCCCGTATTCCACCCTCTCttttgtctttttctttccgAGAACGTCGGCAGCATGGTCCGGGCAAATGGAATATATCTTTGTTGGGATGCAGCATCTAGTGCgatgcaaaaaaaaacaaaaaaacaaaaaagaacCCAAAAAAACCCCCGTGAGGAATAATGCCGCGACAACTTGATTGCCCCTCGTGTGAAGCCAAGTTTCCGTCCAACCTTCGCAGGTGCGGAGAACCCGCAACCATCCTTGATGAGCGGGCTAATCGAAGAGACCAGTGGGGTTATCATCATTTTCCTGGCCAGACACGAATTACAGCAGGCAAGACGGGTCAACTCTGGGGTCCGAAAAGACTCGATGTTTGATTTTGTTAGCTTCAGTTGGGGGTCTCGGCCGAACTCGGTGGCAGAAACAACGGGGGAGGTACCAGAAGGATGATGATACGTCGCCCATAGAACAAGACGTGATGCAACACCAGCCGCGCCGACCTGCTACTGCACCGCACCTCGTATTGCTGCTCTGCTTCTCTTGCTGCAGATGCTATGCAGCGATGCAGTTACTGGGTTGGTTGGGGTGAGACAACGTCTCGAGGTTGCCGTCCTCCTCTCGACCCCGCCACCCTTCCTGCCTAGCTAGACAGACGATGGGGGGTGCACCAGCGGACACCCCGTTCAGAGGACCAGAATAGCATCAGGCACCATGGCATCTGCGACGCTGTATACGAAGAGAAAGGAATGGGCGAGAACAAAGTGGGTAGCTTGACTTCCCCAGCCAATGTATGCAGTATGCGCGAATACGGCAAAGCGGCTGCGGCGTTATGTTTATATTCATGAAGCTTGGGAACCTTGCGTATAAGCATATGGACCAGCCGCAACAACGGACGGACACGACTCTCGAGTGGCCCGAGTGCCCAAGGACGGACTGTCGTACGGACCCCTCCAGAGCTCAAGGCGAAAACAAACAACAAAGGCAACCAGTCAGAAGATCACGCTTATCAACTGCGAAACACACAACAAACATCTCGTTCTTTCATCCCGATCCCCCCACTAGACCACGCTTCCCATCTCATGCAAGAGCGCGAATGTCAAGGCCTCCCACGCAACCAACAGACGACATCAGGGACTGTTCGTGCCTACATAGTAGTAGATCAGATAGGTGCCGCTTCAGACCTTCGTTGACTTTCGATCCAGGCATTCTGTGCGGCATCATGACCTTCAAGTTCCAAACAGCCAACTTTTGGCCGAAAAACAGACCGGCACTTGCTTCCTCGGTGCAAACCCCCGCCCGTCGCGATTCGGACGCCTCCTCCCACGCCCCCTTGCTCCTTGCGGCAGCCAGGGGTAAGGGATGAGTCGAGTAGAGAAGGTAGAGAAGCAGAGAGTCAGGAGAATTGTCCAATCAGTAGCCCGTCATATTGAGCCCACTCCCCTGGGCCCCCTGTACCCCCGAACGAGATTAGACTTCATCTCGAGGTCCGGGCCCCATGTTCGCGCGGCCGGTCGTTCGAGCCTCGTTCCCGTCCTTGTTCCTCTGCCGAACCCTCACAAATCGTACCATTGCAGATGCACAACGCACTGGCGGAATCGGACGGCGGGAGGCACACGAACTGGGTCGATGCGGGACGATACAGAGAGAAGCAATCACTGCATACGTAGACATTCGGCCAAACAGGGAAAGGTCCGGCTCGAGAGTCTACTACCTATTTGGTTCAGCCCTGGACCGTCCTGGCCTCTGCCAATAATTTCTAGGCATTCCTCGGTCGTCAAAGAATTCCTCCAATTCTCCAGGAACAACAGCGGTTCCTGGAGCTCGAAGAAAGAAGCCTAAGGAAACGCAGCGCACATAAACGGTTGCCCGTCCGTCGTTGCGGATGGAGCTGGGTTGCTTTGTGTACCTGTAAACCAAAAGTGGGAAGCTTTCGGGTGGGGATTGGCAGGGACAACGGGGTCACAGGGACGGACagtctcctccttctcctcttccttttctcctcccctctctctcacttccAAACGGGGCTTGACGCCATCACCATGTCCCAGTGCCCGTTCCCGAGAATCCACTCCCCATTGCCGCTGCTACTGAGGGCGTAGGAAATGCTCCTTTGGCCCTTTCCTCCGTCTCACCCACTGTGCCACCATCACACGAACGACAAGTTATACGGGGAAGCCAAGCTTCAAGCAGGCTTCACCAATCTCCATCCAAGTCCAGCATCTGGCTCAAAAAACAAGCACCCCCGGTGGCCGACCCTCCTCTCGCCTCCACTTTTGTTGGCTCCTTTACCCGGAGAGGGAAGACAGAGGTCGAGAGTCTGGCCTATCACATATCCAATTCACTAGCGGCGGCGCGCCACTGGTTTTGGCTCGCCTCGGTCTAGTCCGGGGGGGAGgcgtcctctctctctctctcctcgaTT
This genomic interval carries:
- a CDS encoding RNA recognition domain-containing protein encodes the protein MADVKPENTTVEDHNPEQNDSNENNSVGEEDGHDEEEISAMKRRVAEMEEEAAKLREMQASLDQQSRELSENKEDIDSRSIFVGNVDYSASPEEIQAHFQSCGSINRVTILLDKFTGQPKGYAYVEFTEPSLVAQALVLNESVFKGRNIKVVPKRTNVPGMSRGRGRGGARGGRGGFGRGGFPPRGGYRGGYRGRGRGGFTPY